The sequence CAAATATATCAATTAATTCTTGCTTCTCTTCTAACTCTTCTTCATCTTGATTATCCTCTTCTACTTCCATTTCAGCTTGATAATCTTTAATAATTAACAAACCTTCATCCTTTACATTAGCTACTAGTTCTTCTAGCTGCATCTTAACTAATCGCCCTTCACTTCCAAGTTCATTTATATATTTATCAATCTCTTCACCAATTCTTAGTACCATCTCTGTTCTTTGAATTACAGTTGCTACATCAGAAATAGTAACTAAGTCTTCAAACTCTAAAGCACTCAAATTAGTCAAAACCTGATCTAAAACACTTCTATACTTTTCTAATGTTTGAATAGCTTGATTAGCTTTTGCTAAAATAACACTAATCTCTTCTAATATGTACTTTTTAGCGTCTTTATATAAGGTTATTATATTTCTTCGTTGTGAAATTGAAACAACAAGCTCTCCAGTTTGTTTAGCTATTCTTTCAGCAGTTCTATGCCTAGTTCCAGTTTCTACAGAAGATATAGACGGATCCGGAACTAACTGGGTATTAGCACATAAAATCCTTTGAGCATCACTACTTAATACAATTGCCCCATCCATTTTAGCTAACTCATATAGTCGAGTAGCAGTCATTTCAGAATTAATATTAAAGCCACCATCAACAGCTGCCAAAACCTCTTCGCTATCTCCAACTACGATTAAGGCTCCTGTTTTAGCTCTTAAAATATTCTCTAATCCTTCTCTAAAAGGAGTTCCTGGGGCAACTAATTTTAATATATCAGCAAACTCTTCATCACTAAAGTTCATTGATTCACCCCCCTTAAGATATAAGATCTAATACTTGATAAACATTTTTAACACCATGTATTTTTAAATCAGGATAATTTAAATCTTCAAGATTACCTTTAGGTATAATAAATTCACTAAAACCTAATTTACTTGCTTCATTAATCCGTTTTTCAATTTGACTAATCGCACGAACTTCACCAGCCAAACCGACTTCTCCGATAACAACAAATTCTTTAGGAATGGCT is a genomic window of Orenia marismortui DSM 5156 containing:
- the disA gene encoding DNA integrity scanning diadenylate cyclase DisA produces the protein MNFSDEEFADILKLVAPGTPFREGLENILRAKTGALIVVGDSEEVLAAVDGGFNINSEMTATRLYELAKMDGAIVLSSDAQRILCANTQLVPDPSISSVETGTRHRTAERIAKQTGELVVSISQRRNIITLYKDAKKYILEEISVILAKANQAIQTLEKYRSVLDQVLTNLSALEFEDLVTISDVATVIQRTEMVLRIGEEIDKYINELGSEGRLVKMQLEELVANVKDEGLLIIKDYQAEMEVEEDNQDEEELEEKQELIDIFEKFSAYSSDELLSLATISKHLGYGGNMNALDLSISPRGYRLLRKIPRLPMAVIDNLVDVFGDFQEVLNASIDELDDVDGIGEVRAQAIKEGLKRLRDQVLLDRHI